A stretch of the Polaribacter pacificus genome encodes the following:
- a CDS encoding peptidylprolyl isomerase — MKKNIFFSCLLLLSATLFAQQSNDFLFSIDGTPVSITSFKKVYEKNANPDAKKSTKELKEYFDLYVNFKLKVKEAYQLKLDTLPTITRELKSFQNQLAEQFTKDEEFGEKLLEEAYQRSKYLIKASHILIKVPASASPTDTIVAYQEILKARNEIVKGADFATVAKGYSQDPTVAENNGSLGYFTVFKMVYPFETVAYQLTKGQVSMPFRTGYGYHILKVEDVKMSKGEREVAQILISDTSNSGKQKIDSLYTLLSNGANFTNLAKEFSNDTGSATSGGKLPRFGYGKMISEIEEVAFSIPSELQFSKPFKTRYGWHILQLIKKYPPQSFEEAKPILQRKINASGRAKLSNKALLARLKKKYSIKVFDKAKLVFNKTSIRSIPNDSLQGLLIEINERKIYQEDFKYYIYSRRQTPLAQLFDAFFEESILQYYKDQLFKTNKKFVESFEEYKEGILLFELMNTKVWSKAANDSVGLKAFFDTNKNKYTFKELSEDKTTVLNDYQKHLDKQLIEKLRAKFSVVISDESYKSLLEFYQEK; from the coding sequence ATGAAAAAAAATATCTTTTTTAGCTGCTTGCTTTTGCTCTCTGCAACTTTGTTTGCTCAGCAAAGCAATGATTTTCTTTTTTCGATAGATGGAACTCCCGTTTCCATAACTTCCTTTAAAAAGGTGTATGAAAAAAATGCAAACCCAGACGCTAAGAAATCAACAAAAGAGCTTAAAGAGTATTTTGATTTGTATGTAAATTTTAAACTAAAAGTGAAAGAAGCTTATCAGTTAAAGTTGGATACTTTGCCAACAATTACCAGAGAACTTAAGAGTTTTCAAAATCAATTAGCTGAACAATTTACTAAGGATGAAGAATTTGGTGAAAAACTTTTGGAAGAAGCCTATCAGCGGAGTAAGTACTTAATAAAAGCGAGTCATATTTTAATTAAAGTTCCAGCGTCAGCTTCGCCAACTGATACTATTGTTGCATATCAAGAAATTCTAAAAGCCCGTAATGAAATTGTAAAAGGTGCTGATTTTGCTACAGTAGCAAAAGGTTATTCTCAAGATCCTACCGTTGCAGAAAATAATGGTAGTCTGGGGTATTTTACGGTTTTTAAAATGGTTTATCCCTTTGAAACGGTTGCCTATCAACTAACCAAAGGACAAGTTTCTATGCCTTTTAGAACTGGTTATGGATATCATATACTAAAAGTAGAAGATGTTAAAATGAGTAAAGGTGAGCGTGAAGTTGCGCAAATTTTAATTTCAGATACTAGTAATTCAGGAAAACAAAAAATAGACAGTCTATACACTTTACTTTCTAATGGAGCTAATTTTACAAATTTAGCTAAAGAGTTTTCTAACGATACAGGTTCTGCTACAAGCGGAGGGAAGCTTCCGCGTTTTGGATATGGAAAAATGATATCCGAAATAGAAGAAGTAGCTTTTTCTATCCCTAGTGAACTTCAATTTAGCAAACCTTTTAAGACTCGATATGGTTGGCATATTCTTCAGCTGATAAAGAAATACCCTCCTCAAAGTTTTGAAGAGGCAAAACCAATTTTGCAACGTAAAATAAATGCGAGTGGTAGAGCAAAATTATCCAATAAAGCCCTTTTAGCTCGTTTAAAAAAGAAGTACTCAATTAAGGTGTTTGATAAGGCAAAATTAGTGTTTAACAAAACCAGTATAAGATCGATACCTAATGATTCGCTGCAAGGTTTGCTTATAGAGATTAATGAAAGGAAAATATATCAAGAAGATTTTAAGTATTATATCTATAGCCGAAGACAGACACCCTTGGCTCAATTGTTTGATGCTTTTTTTGAAGAGAGCATACTACAGTATTACAAAGACCAACTCTTTAAAACAAATAAAAAATTTGTAGAAAGCTTTGAAGAATACAAAGAAGGTATTTTACTTTTTGAGTTGATGAATACTAAGGTTTGGAGTAAGGCAGCTAATGATTCAGTGGGTTTGAAAGCTTTTTTTGATACTAATAAAAATAAATATACCTTTAAAGAACTCTCGGAGGATAAAACCACCGTGTTAAACGACTATCAAAAACACTTAGATAAGCAATTAATAGAAAAGCTTAGAGCCAAATTCAGCGTAGTAATATCGGATGAATCATACAAGTCTTTGCTTGAATTTTATCAAGAAAAATGA
- a CDS encoding DUF493 domain-containing protein has protein sequence MTDKESFYIKLKDSLEDTTSFPADYLYKFIVPTAGDQEKEVEAIFKATAATYDTKFSKTGKYVSVSIELVVESADQVIAFYKKAEKIEGIISL, from the coding sequence ATGACAGATAAAGAAAGTTTTTACATCAAGCTAAAAGACAGTTTAGAAGACACAACTAGTTTTCCTGCAGATTATTTGTACAAATTTATTGTACCTACAGCTGGAGATCAAGAAAAAGAGGTGGAGGCAATTTTTAAAGCAACAGCAGCTACTTACGATACTAAATTTTCAAAAACAGGTAAATATGTTAGTGTTTCTATAGAGTTGGTTGTTGAATCTGCTGACCAGGTAATTGCTTTTTATAAAAAAGCAGAAAAGATTGAAGGAATTATTTCGTTATAA
- a CDS encoding AAA family ATPase, with product MQQKIVLIGGPGTGKSSVLNELIDRGHFCMPEISREVILEAQQKGIDQLFLSDPLLFSNMLLEGREKQYLKAHKEKKPFVFFDRGIPDVFAYLNFLESDYPEHFISKSKEYLYHKVFMLPPWQEIYTSDNERYESFEQAIAIHEHLTNAYQEIGYQIITVPFGSVKDRANYILNSLQSEL from the coding sequence ATGCAACAAAAAATCGTCCTTATAGGTGGTCCGGGTACCGGGAAATCGTCCGTATTAAATGAATTGATTGATCGCGGTCACTTCTGTATGCCTGAAATTTCAAGAGAAGTAATTTTAGAAGCTCAACAAAAAGGCATCGACCAATTGTTTTTATCAGACCCCTTACTCTTTAGCAATATGCTCTTAGAAGGCAGAGAAAAACAATACCTAAAGGCCCATAAAGAAAAGAAACCCTTTGTTTTTTTTGATCGAGGCATCCCAGATGTTTTTGCGTATTTAAATTTTTTAGAATCAGATTACCCTGAACACTTTATCTCAAAAAGCAAAGAATACTTATACCATAAAGTGTTTATGTTGCCACCATGGCAAGAAATATATACATCTGACAATGAACGCTATGAAAGTTTTGAACAAGCCATTGCTATTCATGAGCACCTCACAAATGCCTATCAAGAAATTGGATACCAGATTATAACAGTCCCTTTTGGGAGCGTTAAAGATCGTGCTAACTATATTTTAAACTCGCTTCAAAGCGAATTATGA
- a CDS encoding RecQ family ATP-dependent DNA helicase, translated as MNTPLEILQTYWQHPSFREPQEEIIDALLAKKNVIALLPTGGGKSICFQIPALILDGICLVISPLIALMQDQIQQLAEKNIKAASIPSGMSEDDMITFFDNLRFGNYKFLYLSPERLQSSFIQQKIKQLSISLIAIDEAHCISEWGHDFRPSYRLTKVLKTLQPNANWIALTASANKKIIEDIESNLELDKVQLFKKSFYRKNLAYQFFDTEDKLGKLLQIFTKTKAPAIVYVKSRNKTKEIAAFLEANGFLANHYHGGMTSSEKQVAFNDWMDEKKPIMVATNAFGMGIDKSNVKVVIHLDIPSTIENYVQEAGRAGRSGAKAFSVVLYNANDIRVAKEQLSLQIPSLSEVKNYYKKLCVFFQIAQGELPETTFDFNINAFADRYQMRPIALNTILQLLVNNGLIHISDHHQKYSTLEIIASKNTILKSSSLKNSKGALLKNILRSYGGLFEQASKINEYWLAKKTKLPVQVVYELLTQMHDEELISYQKASAVAKLTFLTPREDDKSINRIGKNIESYLEQKKRKLAEMLNFINTDDVCRSVQILRYFGETKSKPCGICDVCLRSKNNSIASPEEILELLKTHGPLDSKQIYLHLEQPEKVVLVNLRHLLAEELIAVNATNQYYST; from the coding sequence ATGAACACTCCATTAGAAATATTACAAACCTATTGGCAGCATCCTTCTTTTAGAGAACCGCAAGAAGAAATTATAGATGCCTTACTTGCAAAAAAGAATGTCATTGCTCTTTTGCCAACAGGAGGTGGTAAATCTATTTGTTTTCAAATACCCGCATTGATTCTTGATGGAATCTGCCTCGTGATATCTCCGTTAATCGCTTTAATGCAAGATCAAATACAACAGTTAGCAGAAAAAAACATCAAAGCAGCTAGCATTCCATCAGGTATGTCAGAGGATGATATGATTACCTTTTTTGACAACCTTCGGTTTGGGAATTACAAGTTTTTATACCTGTCTCCAGAGCGGTTGCAATCTTCATTTATCCAACAAAAAATTAAACAGTTAAGCATTTCGTTAATTGCTATCGATGAAGCACATTGTATTTCTGAGTGGGGACATGATTTTAGACCCTCTTATCGACTTACAAAGGTTTTAAAGACACTGCAACCCAATGCAAATTGGATTGCTTTGACCGCTTCTGCCAATAAAAAGATTATTGAAGACATAGAAAGCAATTTAGAGCTTGACAAGGTGCAACTTTTTAAAAAATCCTTTTATAGGAAAAATCTCGCCTATCAATTTTTTGATACCGAAGATAAATTAGGGAAACTACTTCAGATTTTTACCAAAACCAAAGCTCCAGCTATTGTCTATGTAAAAAGCAGAAACAAAACCAAGGAAATTGCTGCCTTTTTAGAAGCCAATGGTTTTTTAGCAAACCACTACCATGGTGGTATGACTTCTAGTGAAAAACAGGTAGCTTTTAACGATTGGATGGACGAAAAAAAACCGATCATGGTTGCCACCAATGCTTTTGGTATGGGGATCGATAAAAGCAATGTAAAAGTGGTCATCCATCTTGATATCCCTAGTACTATAGAAAACTATGTTCAAGAAGCAGGAAGAGCCGGAAGATCTGGTGCTAAAGCATTTTCTGTGGTACTTTACAACGCAAATGATATTCGAGTAGCAAAAGAGCAACTCTCTTTGCAAATACCGAGTCTGTCTGAAGTAAAAAACTACTATAAAAAATTATGTGTGTTTTTTCAAATTGCACAGGGAGAACTCCCTGAAACTACTTTTGATTTTAACATCAATGCTTTTGCAGATCGATATCAAATGAGACCGATTGCATTAAACACCATACTTCAGCTTTTAGTAAACAACGGTCTTATTCATATTTCTGATCATCATCAAAAGTATTCAACCCTTGAAATTATTGCATCAAAAAATACCATCCTAAAAAGCAGCTCTTTGAAAAATAGTAAAGGAGCTCTCTTAAAAAACATTTTAAGAAGTTACGGAGGATTGTTTGAGCAGGCTAGTAAAATAAATGAATATTGGTTGGCAAAAAAGACCAAGCTTCCTGTTCAGGTTGTTTATGAGCTCTTAACGCAAATGCACGATGAAGAACTTATCTCTTATCAAAAAGCCAGTGCTGTAGCTAAACTTACCTTTTTAACCCCAAGAGAAGATGATAAGTCTATCAATCGTATCGGTAAAAACATTGAATCGTATTTGGAGCAAAAGAAACGTAAATTGGCTGAGATGTTAAATTTTATAAATACAGATGACGTCTGTAGAAGCGTACAAATCCTTCGCTATTTTGGAGAAACCAAAAGCAAGCCTTGTGGTATCTGTGATGTCTGTCTCAGAAGTAAAAATAACAGCATTGCAAGCCCTGAAGAAATCCTAGAGTTATTAAAAACTCATGGACCTTTAGATTCAAAACAAATCTATTTGCATTTAGAGCAGCCCGAAAAGGTAGTTTTAGTAAATTTGCGTCATCTTTTAGCCGAAGAATTAATCGCAGTTAATGCAACCAATCAATACTATAGTACATAA
- the fmt gene encoding methionyl-tRNA formyltransferase encodes MRNLRIVFMGTPDFAVAILEQLIKHQYTIAGVITAPDKPAGRGRKLNQSAVKTYALSQGLQVLQPTNLKSEEFLDQLTSLNANLQIVVAFRMLPKAVWSLPEYGTFNLHASLLPAYRGAAPIHWAIINGEKTTGVTTFFIDEKIDTGAIILQKECNIKDDETVGQLHDRLMHLGADLVVETVSLIEKGPVQTQEQPKQEEKTAYKLFPENCKVDWTAPLDSIYNKIRGLNPFPSAWSILDNGTEKINVKLYKVSKRYENHQDPIGSIQSTKKELLVAVKDGYLIIHDLKLSGKKHMDVQSLLNGFDLSKQAKMV; translated from the coding sequence ATGAGAAATTTACGCATTGTTTTTATGGGCACACCTGATTTTGCTGTTGCAATATTAGAACAGCTAATCAAACACCAATACACAATTGCTGGAGTGATAACTGCACCAGATAAACCAGCTGGAAGAGGTAGAAAACTCAATCAATCTGCCGTAAAAACGTATGCATTGAGCCAAGGTCTTCAGGTATTACAACCTACCAACTTAAAAAGTGAAGAATTTCTTGACCAATTAACAAGCTTAAATGCCAACCTACAAATCGTAGTTGCCTTTAGAATGTTACCCAAAGCTGTTTGGAGCCTACCAGAATACGGAACCTTTAATTTACACGCTTCTTTATTACCTGCCTACAGAGGGGCTGCCCCTATTCATTGGGCTATCATCAATGGTGAAAAAACTACGGGTGTAACGACCTTTTTTATCGATGAAAAAATTGATACAGGGGCTATCATACTTCAAAAAGAATGTAACATTAAAGATGATGAAACCGTTGGGCAATTACACGATCGATTAATGCACTTAGGTGCAGATTTGGTTGTTGAGACTGTTTCTTTAATAGAAAAAGGGCCAGTACAAACCCAAGAACAGCCCAAACAAGAAGAAAAAACTGCTTATAAATTGTTTCCAGAAAACTGCAAAGTTGATTGGACAGCTCCTTTAGATAGCATCTACAATAAAATTAGAGGTCTTAATCCTTTTCCGTCTGCTTGGTCAATCTTAGACAATGGTACAGAAAAAATCAATGTAAAATTGTACAAAGTTTCTAAACGCTACGAAAACCACCAAGATCCTATCGGAAGCATTCAAAGTACTAAAAAAGAACTGTTGGTTGCTGTTAAAGATGGCTACCTTATTATACATGATTTAAAACTCTCTGGAAAAAAACATATGGATGTTCAAAGCCTGTTAAATGGTTTTGATTTATCCAAGCAAGCTAAAATGGTCTAA
- a CDS encoding HU family DNA-binding protein: MNKSDLIDAMAADAGISKAAAKAALDSLTSNVTSSLKKGNKVALVGWGTWSVSNRAARTGRNPQTGKTIQIAAKNVVKFKAGAGLSDSVN, encoded by the coding sequence ATGAACAAATCAGATTTAATCGATGCAATGGCTGCAGACGCAGGAATTTCAAAAGCTGCTGCAAAGGCTGCTTTAGATTCTTTAACTTCTAACGTTACTAGTTCTCTAAAAAAAGGTAACAAAGTTGCTTTAGTTGGATGGGGAACTTGGTCAGTATCTAATAGAGCTGCTAGAACAGGAAGAAACCCACAAACAGGAAAAACTATCCAAATTGCAGCTAAAAACGTTGTAAAGTTTAAAGCTGGAGCTGGATTAAGTGATTCAGTAAACTAG
- a CDS encoding YqgE/AlgH family protein, whose amino-acid sequence MNILQPQKGKLLIAEPAILNDDSFNRSIILLTEHTSTNAIGFIINKPLGYTVNDLIPEIDNDFTIYQGGPVEQDNLYFVHNVPDKIPNSIEVSNGVYWGGNFDSLKQLLDTKEIQADEIRFFLGYTGWSSDQLKDEIATNSWFISENSYSNIFTVDEKKAWKNKLLERGGDYAIWANAPENIQLN is encoded by the coding sequence ATGAATATTTTACAACCTCAAAAAGGAAAGTTACTAATTGCAGAACCCGCTATCTTAAATGATGACTCTTTTAATAGGTCTATCATTTTATTAACAGAGCACACTTCAACAAACGCAATTGGCTTTATTATAAACAAACCTCTAGGCTATACAGTAAATGATCTAATCCCAGAAATAGACAATGACTTTACTATATACCAAGGAGGACCTGTAGAGCAGGATAACTTGTATTTTGTACACAATGTGCCTGATAAAATTCCGAACAGCATAGAGGTGTCTAACGGTGTGTACTGGGGAGGTAACTTTGATAGTTTAAAACAACTATTAGATACTAAAGAAATACAAGCAGATGAAATTCGCTTTTTTTTAGGCTACACAGGATGGTCTAGCGATCAACTTAAAGATGAGATCGCAACAAATTCTTGGTTTATTTCAGAAAACTCGTATTCAAACATTTTTACTGTAGATGAAAAAAAGGCCTGGAAAAATAAATTATTAGAGCGTGGAGGCGATTACGCTATCTGGGCAAACGCACCAGAAAACATTCAACTTAACTAG